The genomic interval TTCTTCCGAAGCATGTAGATTTTTTGATATGTGATAAGCAAAGTCTTAGGCCTTTGGCTGCAATAGAATTGGATGACTCAAGCCATAGGGGCAAGGAAAGGGATGATGATTTTAAGAATAATGTCTTTTTGTCGGCAGGACTTCCTTTGTATCGCATTAAGGCAAGTTACAACTACAATCCTGTTCAAATTCAGGAAACATTAAGGGAAGTTTTAATAACCCAAGGGTAAAGTATGAAAAAAAAAGTGTTTGAGCCTAAAAGATTAGCAGTTGTTCTTTATGAAAAAACCGAGGCTAAAAACCATGGTAAGGGGACTATTGTTTGCAATTCATGGGAAGAATTTGATGAGGCTATGGACGCACCATCCTATCTCGTTTATTGAATCCTGCCTTTAATCTCTGTTTTTCAATACGGTAAGGCTGCTATAGCCTCCATCCTTTTTATCATCCTTATGTAATGATTGAATTTCTTTACAGTAGTGGCTATCTTGAGCCGCACTCTGTTACTATATTTCGCTATCCGCGCTGCTATCTGCACAAGTTTCCATCTCAGCGTAGCTATCGTGCAGTTCTGATACCCTTCCTGTATTACAAAATACTTCTGGGCTATCATGAGATTGCAGGTCAACACACCAACGCTGAAATACATCGCGTTTGCCTCAAGCTCCCCGCACGGCATTTGCTCTATCCCTACCCCTATCTTCAGATTTGTCGCTATTGCATGATAAAAGTATTCATCCCACTTGTCCCCTCTCACATTATCTAACCCAAAACCCTATTAATATTCTCACAATCTTTTGTATAAACTTGAGGAACTTATGCTCCTTGCTGGACAGAATCTGCTTATAGATAAATTCCAGTATCACACCTCAAGACCCCTTGCATCAAGGGTAGCCGGCAGAAGCCATCTTGAAGGATTAAGACTGAAAGACATGGAAGGATACCTCCCACACCACCTCGAGATATCGGGGTCCCAAGAAAATCAAAGATTTTCTGGGGTAAGAGATGAGGCAGTCCTTGCAATACATCAGGGTTCAGGAGGACTCCTGAGAAAGGCAAACCTGCTTGCAAAAGGCTCACTCATAAGAGCAGCTATAAAAAAAACAACCTGATAACAGCAGAACATGTAAGAATAGCATCAACATAGCTTATATGAACAACAAGAGGGGCTACATCTGCCCATCTTTATACCTCAAGGGTTATATGAATAATTGGTCAAAATAATTTGATACATTCAAAATACCGTGAGATTCTTAGTCAGATTAATGTGAGAGGGGACATTAGATTTTTTTATTGAGGCAACGATTCAATTTCATTTAGATTTTTGGTGAGGCAATTCGGACATTTGACTAAATTTCTTTTGTAGCTGTAAAATCTCTCATGCAGCACTCTGATTTTGTTCCCCTCCATTTGCATACAGAATACAGCCTTTTAGACGGCGCAATAAAGATCGAAGAGCTCATTGAGCAGGCTTCTTCCTATAAAATGCCTGCTGTTGCCATTACTGACCATGGCAATATCTTTGGGGTCATAGAGTTTTATAAAAAGGCTGTAAAAAAGGGTATAAAACCAATAATTGGCTGCGAGATATATGTTGCACCAAACAGCAGATTCGACAGGTCAAAGACCAATCTTGACGGTCTTTCAGAAGAAGCATCTTTTCACCTTATTCTTCTGGCAAAAGATAGCACTGGCTACAAAAATCTATCATCTCTTGTTTCAAAGGCATACATTGAGGGTTTCTATTACAAGCCAAGAATAGACAAAGAGATACTCGAACAATATAGCGGGGGACTCATAGGTCTTACAGCCTGCCTTAAAGGTGAGGTGCCATACTATCTTCAATATGGCCAGATAGAAAGGGCTCGTGAGGCCGCGTTGCAATACAAACATATTCTTGGCCCTGAGAACTTTTTTTTAGAAATACAGCATAACGGGATGCCTGAACAAGAAGAAGTCAATAAAAAATTAATTGAACTTTCTCAAGAACTCCACATTCCGCTTGTTGCTACAAATGACTGCCATTATCTTAAAAAAGAAGATGCCAAGGCACATGATATTCTCTTATGCATACAGACAGGAAAGACGATAAAAGACACCAAGAGAATGAGGATGTCAACTAATGAGTTTTATTTCAAATCTCCTGATGAGATGAAACAGGCATTTTGCGAAATACCTGATGCAATATTGAACACAAGGATGATTGCTGAAAGGTGTAATCTTGATTTTATCCTCGGCAGAAGTCTTCTTCCAAAATATGAACTACCCAATGGTATCTCTCCAGACTCTTATCTTGAAGACCTTGCCATAAATGGTTTAAAAGCTAAATTCAAAGGGAATCCACCAGAAAATTATCTCAAGCGTCTAAAAATGGAACTTCAGGTGATAGAAAAGATGGGATATTCTTCTTATTTCCTGATAGTCTGGGACTTTATAAGTTACGCAAGAAGAAACAGTATTCCTGTTGGACCGGGAAGAGGCTCTGCAGCAGGCAGTCTT from Dissulfurispira thermophila carries:
- a CDS encoding transposase translates to MRGDKWDEYFYHAIATNLKIGVGIEQMPCGELEANAMYFSVGVLTCNLMIAQKYFVIQEGYQNCTIATLRWKLVQIAARIAKYSNRVRLKIATTVKKFNHYIRMIKRMEAIAALPY